The following coding sequences are from one Sciurus carolinensis chromosome 11, mSciCar1.2, whole genome shotgun sequence window:
- the Tsga10ip gene encoding LOW QUALITY PROTEIN: testis-specific protein 10-interacting protein (The sequence of the model RefSeq protein was modified relative to this genomic sequence to represent the inferred CDS: inserted 3 bases in 3 codons; deleted 1 base in 1 codon), whose translation MDGQALPQTSFPRTLATRSCPRPQQSPSTSPGAKSMVSLPESLDFCQKVEMQNLERRQQLGAWGGILLPPGKGKSQGLDLPGKCGLCLPGKSSGSESESEEAAELEGLGAEEAVRGLGPGELLQIPRRGSIWEEERFSEAAEEAEQWVTAPPXRRKGSSRKKGQNSGEEASEEGGLRHQGQGSSSSFNNSRGSQRGVSRAKELEGPWDLEKLHRRLQQELNCGPQKQSWKSFRTAXQPEGKAHVLGDNGTFLFASFPNRTFHXRQEATRSLLQSWERQEQEQQQQAELRRTREQQVQQQVARCLAAYAPRGGRGPSATQRKVEELRRQERQRFAEYQAELKGIQHRVQARPFLFQQAMQANARLTVARRFSQVLSALGVDEEELVAETHKKDTMRASRKPRSHRSMGVRMEPSSQSPPKTEPTGSHPDRHSSPSLDRVLSPR comes from the exons ATGGATGGCCAGGCTCTGCCTCAGACAAGCTTCCCGAGGACCCTGGCCACCAGGTCCTGCCCTCGTCCCCAGCAGTCCCCCAGCACAAGTCCAGGCGCAAAGTCCATGGTCAGCCTCCCAGAATCCCTTGATTTCTGCCAGAAGGTGGAGATGCAAAATCTGGAGAGGAGACAGCAGTTGGGGGCCTGGGGT GgcatcctcctccctcctggcaaAGGAAAGAGCCAAGGGCTGGATCTGCCTGGCAAGTGTGGCCTCTGTCTGCCTGGGAAGAGCTCAGGATCGGAATCAGAATCTGAGGAGGCTGCAGAGCTGGAAGGCCTGGGTGCTGAGGAGGCTGTGAGGGGTCTGGGCCCTGGGGAACTGCTCCAGATCCCCAGGAGGGGCTCGATCTGGGAGGAGGAGCGGTTCTCAGAGGCTGCCGAGGAGGCCGAGCAGTGGGTTACAGCGCCAC ACAGGAGGAAGGGCAGTTCTCGGAAAAAGGGTCAGAATTCTGGAGAGGAGGCTTCTGAAGAAGGGGGGCTGCGGCACCAGGGCCAGGGGAGCAGCTCCAGCTTCAACAACTCCAGAGGGTCACAAAGGGGAGTGTCCAGGGCCAAGGAGCTGGAGGGGCCCTGGGACCTAGAGAAGCTGCACAGGCGCTTACAGCAAGAATTGAATTGTG GCCCCCAAAAGCAGTCCTGGAAGTCTTTCCGGACTG TCCAACCGGAGGGGAAAGCCCATGTCCTGGGAGACAATGGAACTTTCCTGTTTGCCAGTTTCCCTAATCGCACCTTCC AACGACAGGAGGCCACCAG AAGCCTGCTGCAGAGCTGGGAgcggcaggagcaggagcagcagcagcaggctgAGCTGCGCAGGACTCGGGAGCAGCAGGTCCAGCAGCAGGTCGCCCGCTGCCTAGCAGCCTACGCACCCCGAGGGGGCCGGGGACCCAGTGCCACCCAGCGCAAGGTGGAGGAACTGAG GCGCCAAGAGCGACAGCGCTTTGCTGAGTACCAGGCAGAGCTGAAGGGGATCCAACACAGGGTGCAGGCCCGGCCCTTCCTGTTCCAGCAGGCCATGCAG GCCAATGCCAGGCTCACTGTGGCCCGGCGCTTCTCCCAGGTGCTTTCAGCACTAGGAGTGGACGAGGAGGAGCTGGTGGCTGAGACACATAAAAAGGATACAATGCGAGCCTCCAGGAAACCCAG GAGCCACAGGTCAATGGGGGTGAGAATGGAGCCCTCTTCTCAGAGCCCCCCAAAGACAGAACCCACCGGCAGCCATCCTGACAGGCACTCTTCCCCCAGCCTGGACAGAGTACTGTCCCCAAGATGA